The genomic window CCCCCAGCCCACAACGCCAGGGCGGCGATCAGCAGGCTCAAGGCCGGGACCTGGTGCCGGCCGGCGCGGCCGCCTCGAGCTCCCGGATCCGCGCGAGGATCCGGGGCGCGGTAGCCCGCGCCTCGAGGAGCGACTTCAGCTCCGCGTCGTGGAGAAGGAATCCGAGCTGGGCCAGGATCCGCAGGTGCCCGGGCACCGTCGGGCTGATCACGGTGAAGAGCGCGTGGACCGGACGACCGTCCACCGCCTCGAACTCGATCGGGTGGCGGAGCAGGCACAGCGTGACTCGTGGCTCAGCGACCTTGAGCAGGATCGGGTTGCGCACGTGGGGGATCGCGATCCCGTCGCCGATACCGGTCGAGCCCATCGCCTCGCGCGCCTCGATCACCGCGCTCAAGAACTCCCGGTCCACCTCCGGCGGCAGCGGCAGGCGTCGAACCATCTCGCGCAACACCGAGGAGCGATCGCGGCCCTCGACATCGTGGTGGACGCCGCCCGCCTCGAGCATCGCCGACAGCGGCGGGACCGCCTCGGGGCTCCTGCGCTCCTGCTCGAGCAACCGCTTCGAAACCGGAACGCCGTTCTCGGTGGCCCACTCCCACAGCTCGATCGCGTTCAGGTGCATGCGCTCGTTGACGACGTGCACCGGGAGCCCGCGCTGCTTGATCCAGCGACGCAGTGTGCCTTCGTCGACGTCGAGGTATTCGGTGGCCTGCCGGAGGGTAAGCTGCATGGCGATTCGCGCCACCACACCGGCCGAGACTCGCGCGCGTCATGCAGCGGGCGAGGGGAACGCTCGAGCGCGGCGATGAGCGCGCTGCGCAGCGTAATGCAGGGTCCGCGAGTGGGTCAACGTCGCGAGCGTTGACACTGGCCGCGACGCTCCCGTAGCGTCGCTCGCCCATGGCTGAGCCCACTCCCCTCGCTCCCGGCGCCGGCTCGATCGAAGTGATCGTCGGCAGCATGTACAGCGGAAAAACCGAAGAGCTGATCCGGCGGTTGCGGCGCGCCCAGATCGCGCGCCAGCGCGTCGAGATCTTCAAACCGGCGATCGACGATCGCTACGCCCGCGACGCCATCGTCTCGCACAGCGAGCTGCGCATTCCCTCGCGCTCGATCCGCACTGCCCGCGACGTGCTGCGGCACGCGCACGAGGCCCAGGTGATCGGCATCGACGAGGGCCAGTTCCTGGGGCCCGAGCTGGTGCCGGTGTGCGAGCGGCTTGCCCGAGCGGGCAAGCGCGTGATCGTGGCCGGGCTCGACCAGGATTATCGCGGCCGCCCGTTCGAGCCCATGCCTCAACTGCTCGCGATCGCCGAGTACATTACCAAGACGCTGGCGATCTGCGTGGTCTGCGGCGCGCCGGCCAACCGCACCTATCGCAAGGTCAAGCGCGGCGGCCGCGTGGTAGTGGGCGGCGCCGATCTCTACGAGGCGCGCTGCCGTCGCTGTTTCGAGCTGGGCGACCGCGCCCGACCGCTTCCAACCCCGGGAGAAACGCATGCTCCGCTCCGTGCCTCGCGTCGCCGGCATCGTGCTGGCGCTCGCGCTCGTCGCCGGCTGCGCTAAGAAAGCCGAATCGCCCTCGAATGGCTCGCCGGCCGCCGGCGCCGGGCCGAAATTCAAGGTCGGCCTGGTGTTCGACCTCGGCGGACGCGGCGACAAGTCATTCAACGACGCGGCCTATGCGGGACTCGAGCGCGCGCGCCAGGAGCTGGGCATCGAGTACCAGACCCTCGAGACCAGCGAGGGCGCCGATCGCGAATCGCAGATGCGCCAGCTCGCGGCCGGCGGATCACAGCTGGTGTTCGGCGTCGGATTCCTGTTCTCCGACGACATCAAGGCGCTCGCGCAGGAATTTCCGAAAGTCCATTTCGCGTGCGTGGACTACACGGTGAAGGAGGGCGAATCGCTGCCGCCCAACCTGGTGGCGCTCAAGTTCAAGGAGGAAGAAGGCTCGTTCCTGGTAGGAGCGCTGGCGGCGCTGATCTCGAAGTCGACGACGCTAGGGTTCGTCG from Candidatus Sulfotelmatobacter sp. includes these protein-coding regions:
- a CDS encoding PTS sugar transporter subunit IIA, yielding MQLTLRQATEYLDVDEGTLRRWIKQRGLPVHVVNERMHLNAIELWEWATENGVPVSKRLLEQERRSPEAVPPLSAMLEAGGVHHDVEGRDRSSVLREMVRRLPLPPEVDREFLSAVIEAREAMGSTGIGDGIAIPHVRNPILLKVAEPRVTLCLLRHPIEFEAVDGRPVHALFTVISPTVPGHLRILAQLGFLLHDAELKSLLEARATAPRILARIRELEAAAPAGTRSRP
- a CDS encoding thymidine kinase yields the protein MAEPTPLAPGAGSIEVIVGSMYSGKTEELIRRLRRAQIARQRVEIFKPAIDDRYARDAIVSHSELRIPSRSIRTARDVLRHAHEAQVIGIDEGQFLGPELVPVCERLARAGKRVIVAGLDQDYRGRPFEPMPQLLAIAEYITKTLAICVVCGAPANRTYRKVKRGGRVVVGGADLYEARCRRCFELGDRARPLPTPGETHAPLRASRRRHRAGARARRRLR
- a CDS encoding BMP family ABC transporter substrate-binding protein, which translates into the protein MLRSVPRVAGIVLALALVAGCAKKAESPSNGSPAAGAGPKFKVGLVFDLGGRGDKSFNDAAYAGLERARQELGIEYQTLETSEGADRESQMRQLAAGGSQLVFGVGFLFSDDIKALAQEFPKVHFACVDYTVKEGESLPPNLVALKFKEEEGSFLVGALAALISKSTTLGFVGGMEIPLIKKFEAGYKAGVKAVRPDDKVIVKYAGTTGTAFKDPTKGKELALAEYHQGADIIYHASGSTGLGVFEAGRELKKLAIGVDSDQYDSAPGVVLTSMVKHVENAVFDCI